From the genome of Metarhizium brunneum chromosome 4, complete sequence, one region includes:
- the QSPP gene encoding Queuosine salvage protein encodes MSDDEADPELLELLRQHLQGKLVVKEEADTGVLDGAEYVYNQGIDMAIDMRATKAAAQTIYAQMQKKHYSTATWSEHELHPKAKDETSVAFIFTMDLLNFSFWSELPDDERFAIEYHGRRWTGYWSLVAAIQRALEEDIPITDPHYWQDEQECNLESLRHIFRSSTEEEMPLLQERLDCLRESGRVLYERYNCSFANVISAANGSAAELVNLLARDFSCFRDEHYFEGRNKPVRFLKRAQILVADIWACFEGQSYGKFRDIDKITMFADYRIPQILITLGALYCSPPVAAAIRDRKMFKSGDRWEVQLRACSIWCVELIRREIVRAHPDTYVNAILIDFFLYDRMKELEAAGKEPFPHHRTRSIWY; translated from the exons ATGTCTGATGATGAAGCGGACCCTGAGCTCCTCGAACTGCTCCGCCAGCACCTGCAGGGCAAACTTGTCGTGAAGGAAGAGGCGGATACAGGTGTTCTAGACGGGGCCGAGTATGTCTACAACCAAggcatcgacatggccattgaTATGCGGGCTACCAAGGCCGCCGCGCAGACGATATACGCCCAGATGCAGAAGAAGCACTACTCAACGGCCACTTGGTCAGAGCACGAGCTTCATCCCAAGGCAAAAGACGAGACCTCGGTAGCCTTCATTTTCACCATGGATCTGCTGAATTTCTCCTTCTGGTCTGAGTTGCCGGACGATGAGAGGTTTGCTATCGAGTATCACGGGAGGAGGTGGACTGGGTATTGGAGTCTTGTCGCAGCTATCCAGAGGGCtttggaagaag ACATTCCAATCACTGACCCTCACTATTGGCAAGACGAGCAGGAATGCAACTTAGAGTCCCTTCGCCACATCTTCAGATCGTCCACAGAAGAGGAAATGCCGCTGCTGCAAGAACGACTAGACTGCCTTAGAGAAAGCGGCAGAGTATTATATGAG CGATACAACTGCTCCTTCGCAAACGTCATATCCGCAGCCAACGGCTCAGCAGCCGAACTTGTCAATCTCTTGGCCCGAGACTTTTCATGTTTCCGTGACGAGCACTACTTCGAAGGCAGAAACAAACCTGTGAGGTTCTTGAAGCGGGCTCAGATTCTAGTCGCCGATATATGGGCCTGCTTTGAGGGCCAGTCGTACGGCAAATTTCGAgacattgacaagatcaCCATGTTTGCGGACTACCGCATCCCCCAGATTTTGATTACTCTAGGCGCATTGTACTGCAGTCCGCCAGTGGCGGCGGCCATCAGGGACAGAAAGATGTTCAAAAGTGGAGATCGCTGGGAGGTGCAGTTGAGAG CGTGCAGTATATGGTGCGTCGAATTGATACGGCGTGAAATCGTTCGAGCACATCCAGACACATACGTCAATGCTATTTTGATTGATTTCTTCCTTTACGACCGCATGAAAGAATTAGAAGCCGCGGGCAAAGAACCGTTTCCTCACCATAGAACAAGAAGTATATGGTATTAG
- the cdm1 gene encoding DNA polymerase delta subunit 4, which produces MPTTRRSTRGRTGPAKGQSTISFANKVTKSVPKDIKNKLVTPTTTKIEVPERRKPVQEHVEEVVDDKVEDQEEDDQEEAELKEEVLVKTEAELKAEKLTDSQIDKYWKGIEKERKAPRVHQEGLSVNDKVLRYFDVCSQYGPCIGIDRMKRWQRAEGLGLRPPIEVLSVLLKEEKKSNKEAETAQMDHILNSIAVGS; this is translated from the exons ATGCCTACTACTCGACGATCAACCCGCGGCCGCACTGGGCCTGCAAAAGGTCAATCAACGATCAGCTTCGCCAATAAGGTCACAAAGAGCGTACCAAAAGATATCAAGAACAAGTTGGTAACACCGACAACTACCAAGATTGAAGTCCCGGAGAGAAGAAAGCCAGTACAGGAACATGTCGAGGAAGTAGTAGACGATAAAGTGGAAGATCAGGAAGAGGATGATCAAGAGGAGGCAGAGCTCAAGGAGGAAGTTCTGGTGAAGACAGAGGCTGAGTTGAAGGCTGAGAAGCTCACCGACTCGCAGATCGATAAATACTGGAAAGGCATTGAGAAGGAACGCAAGGCACCGAGAGTGCATCAAGAAGGATTGTCTGTGAATGACAAGGTTTTGCGATACTTTGATGTCTGCTCTCAATATGGG CCTTGCATCGGAATCGATCGCATGAAGCGGTGGCAAAGAGCCGAGGGGCTTGGCCTGCGGCCTCCCATCGAGGTTCTCTCCGTGTTACTGaaagaggagaagaaatcTAACAAAGAGGCGGAAACGGCACAGATGGATCATATTCTTAACTCGATTGCTGTTGGATCATAG